The following is a genomic window from Serratia ficaria.
ACACCTCACCCATGGTGAAACGATCGGCCAGCACCGCCAGCGGCGTGCCGCTCAAATTGCTCCATACACCCAGTACACGTTTGAAATCGATATCGACGATCACATTACCTAAATCAAAGATATACAGCATAGTCCTCTCCTGATGGGCCGGTGAGATTTCACTGTAGCGGGAAAAAGAGGGGCTGAACAGGGAACGAACGGAAAAGCGCATAGCGCGCCGCACAAACGGGGAATGACAGAGGAAAAAACTCAGGGCGCAATGATGAACTGCGCCCTAAGCATGGACCACTAAATCAGCGATTACGCGTCTTTAGGACCGCGGCTGGCACGCTTACGATCGTTCTCCGTCAGGTGACGCTTGCGGATACGGATCGAGGTTGGCGTCACTTCTACCAGTTCGTCGTCATCGATGAATTCCAGAGCTTGCTCCAGGGTCATTTTGATGGCGGGAACCAGGGTAGTCGCTTCGTCGGTACCGGAAGCACGCATGTTGGTCAGTTTCTTGCCGGTCAGGCAGTTCACGGTCAGGTCGTTGGAGCGTGAGTGAATACCGATGATCTGGCCTTCATACACTTCCGCGCCGTGGCCGAGGAACAGCTTGCCGCGATCTTGCAGACCGTACAGGGCGAACGCTACCGCTTTACCCTGACCGTTGGAGATCAGCACGCCGTTCTGACGCTGGCCCACTTCACCCTGACGGACGTCGTCGTAGTGGCTGAAGGTGGAATACAGCAGACCGGTACCGGAAGTCATGGTCATGAATTCGTTACGGAAGCCGATCAAGCCGCGGCTTGGGATCACGTAGTCGAGACGCACGCGGCCCTTACCGTCCGGATCCATGTTTTTCAGGTCGGCTTTACGCTCACCCATGGCCTGCATCACCGAGCCCTGATGCTGCTCTTCGATGTCCAGCGTCACGTTTTCGAACGGCTCTTGTTTGCGGCCGTCGATTTCACGGAAGATAACTTTCGGGCGGGATACCGCCAGTTCGAAACCTTCACGACGCATGTTTTCGATCAGCACGGACAGGTGCAGCTCGCCACGGCCTGAAACGCGGAACGCGTCGGCATCTTCGGTTTCTTCAACGCGCAGCGCCACGTTGTGCACCAGTTCCTTGTTCAGACGCTCAAGGATTTGGCGAGAAGTCACGAATTTGCCTTCTTTACCGCAGAACGGCGAGGTGTTGACGTTGAAGAACATGCTGACGGTAGGTTCATCAACGGACAACGCCGGCAGCGCTTCAACGGCGTTGGTGTCGCAGATGGTGTCGGAGATGTTCAGCTCGCCCAGACCGGTGATGGCGATGATGTCGCCAGCTTCGGCCAGAGAGGACTCGATACGCTCCAGACCCATGTGACCCAGCACTTTGCCCACTTTACCGTTGCGAGTTTTACCTTCGCTGTCGATGATGGTGACCTGCTGGTTTGGCTTCACTTTACCGCGCTTGATGCGGCCGATGCCGATCACGCCCAGGTAGTTGTTGTAGTCCAGCTGCGAGATCTGCATCTGGAATGGCGCTTCCAGCTCAACCTGCGGCGCGGACACGTGGTCGACGATCGCCTGATACAGCGGGGTCATGTCTTCCGCCATGTCGTTGTGGTCGTTGCCGGCGATGCCCATCAGTGCGGATGCATAGATGATTGGGAAATCGAGCTGCTCGTCGGTCGCGTCGAGGTTAACGAACAGGTCGAACACCTGATCGACAACCCAGTCAGGACGCGCGCCAGGACGGTCAACCTTGTTGATTACCACGATCGGCTTCAGACCGTTGGCGAAGGCCTTCTTGGTCACGAAGCGGGTTTGCGGCATAGGGCCATCCATTGCATCCACAACCAGCAGCACCGAGTCGACCATTGACATCACACGCTCTACCTCACCGCCGAAGTCGGCGTGTCCTGGGGTATCCACGATGTTGATGCGGTAGTCTTTCCAATTAATGGCGGTGTTTTTTGCGAGGATGGTAATCCCACGCTCTTTCTCCAAATCGTTGGAGTCCATTACGCGTTCGGTGGCTTCTACACGCTCTCCGAAAGTACCGGATTGTTGCAGCAGCTTATCAACCAGGGTGGTTTTACCATGGTCAACGTGGGCAATAATGGCGATGTTACGCAAATTTTCGATCACAGCTTTGCCTCAGGCATTAGAAATAGCGCGCTATTGTACACGTATTAAGCGAGGTACTAAACAAGATCACAACCATCTCTTATAAACAACTGCGTACAGGTCAGTTTGTGATCCCTTTCACGGTGCAAAAAGTCGCCATCGACGCACTTTTGCACCATTTCGGTGCCACCGCCCACTCAATTTGCACTGTTGTGGTGCATTGCATCACTGATGGTGCATACTGGGTTTGTGCAAAACCCGCACAGAAAGGCGATGAAAGCCCTTTTGAAAAGTTGGCACAGTTTTCGCTTTAGTCTTTTCAAGGCGAAAAAAAGCCAGTTCCACAGATTCGTTCCACGACGACGACAATGATAAATCCGGGAGAGTTAAGTATGTCCGCTGAACACGTTTTGACGATGCTGAATGAGCATGAAGTGAAATTCGTAGACCTGCGTTTCACTGACACCAAGGGTAAGGAACAACACGTCACCATCCCTGCTCATCAGGTGAACGCCGACTTCTTCGAAGAAGGCAAAATGTTTGACGGCTCCTCGATCGGCGGTTGGAAGGGCATCAACGAATCTGACATGGTGCTGATGCCGGACGCCAGCACGGCGGTACTGGATCCGTTCTTCGAAGAATCCACCCTGATCATCCGCTGCGACATTCTCGAGCCGGGCACCATGCAGGGCTACGACCGCGACCCGCGCTCCATCTCCAAGCGTGCGGAAGACTTCCTGCGCTCTTCCGGCATCGCGGATACCGTGCTGTTCGGGCCGGAGCCAGAATTCTTCCTGTTCGATGACATTCGTTTCGGCAGCAGCATCCGCGGTTCCCACGTGGCCATCGACGATATCGAAGGCGCATGGAACTCCGGCACCACCTACGACGGCGGCAACAAAGGCCACCGCCCGGCGGTGAAAGGCGGTTACTTCCCGGTTCCTCCGGTCGACTCTTCGCAGGACATCCGTTCCACCATGTGTCTGACCATGGAAGAAATGGGTCTGGTGGTTGAAGCGCACCACCACGAAGTGGCCACCGCAGGTCAGAACGAAGTGGCTACCCGCTTCAATACCATGACCAAAAAAGCCGACGAAATCCAGATCTACAAATACGTGGTGCACAACGTGGCGCACGCCTTCGGCAAAACCGCGACCTTCATGCCGAAGCCAATGTTCGGCGACAACGGTTCCGGCATGCACTGCCACATGTCGCTGTCCAAGAACGGCACCAACCTGTTCGCCGGCGACAAATACGGCGGCCTGTCTGAAACCGCCCTGTTCTACATCGGCGGCATCATCAAGCACGCCAAAGCGATCAACGCCCTGTCCAACCCGACCACCAACTCCTACAAGCGTCTGGTCCCGGGCTACGAAGCGCCGGTGATGCTGGCTTACTCAGCGCGTAACCGCTCCGCCTCCATCCGTATTCCGGTGGTCGCCAGCCCGAAAGCGCGCCGTATCGAAGCCCGCTTCCCGGATCCGGCGGCCAACCCATACCTGTGCTTCGCCGCACTGCTGATGGCCGGCCTGGACGGCATCATCAACAAGATCCACCCTGGCGACGCGATGGACAAAAACCTGTATGACCTGCCGCCGGAAGAAGAAGCCGAGATCCCAAAAGTGGCGGGCTCGCTGGATGAAGCCATGGCCGCACTGAACGAAGACCGCGAGTTCCTGACCCGCGGCGGCGTGTTCACCGACGATGCGATCGATGCTTACATCGAACTGCGCAAAGAAGAAATGGACCGCGTGCGCATGACGCCACACCCGGTTGAGTTCGAACTGTACTACAGCGTTTAAGCCAGACCGCGCCGTCTGCGGGCGGCGCCCAAATTTTAGTTGTCGTTTTTTTGTTGCCGTGGAAACTTTCAGCCCATCTTCGGATGGGTTTTTTTCTCCACCGTATTTTCTGCAAAACTATTCCGTACCGCGCCCTTCGGGGATGGAGTAGGATAGACGCACTAAAAAGGTGCAGGAGTCTGCTGTATGGCAACTGGCAAGCTGCCCGACGCAGGGCAGATCCTCAATTCTCTCATCAACAGCATTCTGCTGTTGGATGACTCTCTGGCGGTTCATTACGCCAACCCGGCGGCACAACAGCTGCTGGCGCAAAGTTCCCGTAAACTTTTCGGTACGCCGCTGCCCGATTTGCTCGGCTATTTTTCGCTGAACGTCGATTTGATGCGTGAGAGCCTCCACGCCGGCCAGGGCTTCACCGACAACGAAGTGACTCTGGTGGTCGACGGACGCGCGCATATCCTCTCCCTGACCGCTCAGGCGCTGCCTGAGGGCTATATCCTGGTCGAGCTGGCGCCGATGGACAACCAACGCCGCCTGAGCCAGGAACAGCTGCAGCATGCGCAACAGGTGGCCGCCCGCGATCTGGTGCGCGGTCTGGCTCACGAGATCAAAAACCCGCTGGGCGGCCTGCGCGGCGCGGCGCAGCTGCTGGCCAAGGCGCTGCCCGATCCGGCGCTGACCGAATACACCAAGGTGATCATCGAACAGGCCGATCGCCTGCGCAACCTGGTCGACCGCCTGCTGGGGCCTCAGCGGCCGGGCCAGCACATCACCCAGAGCATTCACCAGGTGGCGGAGCGCGTTTGCCAGCTGGTGTCGCTGGAGAAACCGGATAACGTCACCCTGGTGCGCGACTATGATCCGAGCCTGCCGGAAATGGCCCATGACCCGGACCAGATCGAGCAGGTGCTGCTGAACATCACCCGCAATGCGCTGCAGGCGCTGGGCGAAGCCGGCGGCACCATTACGCTGCGCACCCGCACCGCGTTCCAAATCACCCTGCACGGCACCCGTTATCGGCTGGCGGCGCGCATCGATATCGAAGATGACGGCCCCGGCGTACCGGCGCAGCTGCAGGATACCCTGTTCTACCCGATGGTCAGCGGCCGTGAAGGCGGCACCGGCCTGGGGTTATCCATCGCCCGCAATCTGATCGATCAGCATTGCGGAAAAATTGAATTCAACAGTTGGCCAGGCCATACCGAGTTTTCGGTCTACCTGCCCATTCGTCAGTGAGGTTTGCTATGCAACGAGGGATAGTCTGGATCGTCGATGACGATAGCTCCATCCGCTGGGTGCTTGAACGTGCGCTCACGGGAGCCGGTGTCAGCTGCGCCACCTTCGACAGCGGCAATGACGTGCTGGAAGCCTTGGCCACGCAAACTCCCGACGTATTGCTGTCCGATATCCGCATGCCGGGGATGGACGGTTTGGCGCTGCTGAAACAGATAAAACAGCGTCACCCGATGCTTCCGGTCATCATAATGACCGCGCATTCGGATCTGGACGCCGCCGTCAGCGCCTATCAGCAAGGCGCCTTCGATTACCTGCCGAAGCCGTTTGATATCGATGAAGCGGTGGCGCTGGTCGAACGCGCCATCAGCCACTATCAGGAACAGCAGCAGCCGGCGCGCAGCCAGCCTGCCAGCGATCCGGCGGCGGACATCATCGGCGAAGCCCCGGCGATGCAGGACGTGTTCCGCATCATCGGGCGCCTGTCGCGGTCGTCGATCAGCGTGCTGATCAACGGCGAATCCGGCACCGGCAAAGAGCTGGTGGCCCATGCGCTGCACCGCCACAGCCCGCGCGCCAAATCGCCGTTTATCGCCCTGAATATGGCCGCCATTCCCAAAGATTTGATCGAGTCCGAGCTGTTCGGCCACGAAAAAGGCGCGTTCACCGGCGCCAACCAGATCCGCCAGGGGCGCTTTGAACAGGCCGACGGCGGCACGCTGTTTCTCGACGAGATCGGCGACATGCCGCTGGACGTGCAGACGCGCTTGCTGCGCGTGCTGGCGGACGGCCAGTTCTACCGGGTCGGCGGCTATGCGCCGGTCAAGGTCGACGTGCGCATCATCGCCGCCACCCACCAGAATCTGGAGCTGCGGGTGCAGGAGGGCAAGTTCCGTGAGGATCTGTTCCACCGCCTGAACGTGATCCGCGTGCACTTGCCGCCGCTGCGCGAGCGGCGTGAGGACATTCCGCGGCTGGCGCGCTACTTCCTGCAGGTTGCGGCCAAAGAGCTGGGCGTGGAGGCGAAAAACCTGCACCCGGAAACCGAAACCGCCCTGACTCGCCTGCCCTGGCCGGGCAACGTGCGCCAGTTGGAGAACACCTGCCGCTGGCTGACCGTGATGGCCGCCGGGCAGGAGGTGCTGATTCAGGATCTGCCGGGCGAGCTGTTTGAAACCGCCGCGCCGGAAAGCGCCGGGCACAGCCTGCCGGACAGCTGGGCCACGCTGTTGGCGCAGTGGGCCGATCGCGCGCTGCGTTCCGGTCATCAAAACCTGCTGTCGGAGGCGCAGCCGGAAATGGAGCGCACCCTGCTCACCACCGCTTTGCGTCATACGCAGGGACATAAGCAGGAGGCCGCACGGCTGCTGGGCTGGGGGCGCAACACCCTGACCCGCAAGCTGAAAGAGTTGGGAATGGAATAGGTGGCGGCGCCGATGATAAAAAACGCAATCCGGCGCACAAAAAATCGACGGCGCCAGGCTTTACAGCCCGTGCGGGCGCAGTATGATCGGGTCGCACACTCTGGAGGCTGACGATGCTGGATTCATTCATCGCATTCATTTCCCAAGGCGCGGAACTGGGTTCCGCCGCCGGCCACACCCCGCAGGCGGCCGTTGCCGCGCTGCTGTGCGCCGCGCTGCTTAACTTCTTCAGCTAAAAAAACAGCCGCATCAGCGGCTGTTTTTTCATCGTCAAATCACCCGGGAAAATTGTTGATTGCGCGCCTGCTGGCGCAGGTAGATATCGAAGCACATGCAAATGTTGCGGATCAGCAATCGGCCGCGCGGCGTCACGCGAATGCCTGTTGCATCACGCTCCACCAGCCCATCGAGCTCAAACGGCGCCAGCAGTTGCAGATCCTCGGCAAAATAAGCGGCGAAGTCGACGCCGTATTGCCGCTCGACAGCCTGATAATCCAGCCCGAAGTTGCAGATCAGCGTTTTGATCACATCGCGCCGCAGACAATCGTCTTCCGTCATCGCCAGGCCGCGCCACAGCGCGTGGCCCTGCGCCTCTACGCTGCCGTAGTAGCTCTTCAGCTCTTTCTGGTTCTGCGCATAGCTGTCGCCGAGCATGCTGATGGCGGAAACGCCCAGCCCCAGCAGATCGCTGTCGCCCTGGGTGGTGTACCCCTGGAAATTGCGGTGCAGCTTGCCTTCGCGCTGGGCGATCGCCAGCTCGTCGTCCGGGCGCGCAAAGTGGTCCATGCCGATAAACCGGTAGCCGGCGCCGGTCAGGAACGCGATGCTCTGCTGCAGGATATCCAGCTTCTGCCGGGCGCTGGGCAGATCGGCATCCTTGATTTTGCGCTGGGCGGCGAACAGGCTCGGCAAATGCGCATAATTGAACACGCTGAGACGATCCGGCGCCAGCTCCGCCACCCGTTGCAGCGTGAAGGCGAAGCTTTCCGGCGTTTGCTTCGGCAGGCCGTAGATCAGATCGATATTGGTCGAACGGAAACCGAGCGCCTTGGCGCGGGCGATCAGGGCAAAAATGAAATCTTCATCCTGCTCGCGGTTGACCAGCTGCTGTACCTGTTTGTTGAAATCCTGCACGCCCATGCTCAGACGATTAAAGCCCTCGCTGCGCAAGTGATCGAGCACGTCCAGCTCAATCTCGCGCGGATCCACTTCAATCGACATTTCCGCGTCGGGCAGAAAGTCAAAATGCTGGCGCAACAACGCCACCAGCCGGCTGATTTGCGCTTTGGTCAGGTAGGTCGGCGTGCCGCCGCCCCAGTGCATCTGCCCCACCTGGCGGCCGGCAAACAGCGGCGCGCGCTGGGCTATCTCATGCGCCAGCATCTGCAGATATTCATCAGCCTTGTGCGTCTGGCGAGTCACCAGCTTGTTGCAGCCGCAGAAATAGCACAGCTTATGGCAAAACGGGATATGCACGTACAGCGACAGCGGACGATCGGGGTAACGCACCGCGGCGCGTTGAAACGCCGCTTCGTCGTAGTGCTGGTTAAACTCCAGCGCCGTGGGGTACGAGGTGTAACGCGGCCCCGAATAGTTATATTTTTGGATCAGGGCCAAATCCCAGACGATTGCCTGCTCTGACATGCTGCTCACTCCTTCCGACATTTTTTTCTACCGGGCCGGGAAATGGGCAGTTGTCTACGCTGTCTGGCCGCGGAAGCGCTGCGAAAACGCGCTTTGCGCTTAGACAGCCGCCACAGTTTACCGAATAACCACAGCAGATAACACATCAAGAGTAGGGCTATTGTCGGGATCGGCCACATGACGCGTTAAAATACGTCTTTCGGGTTACCGCCTTTCAGCAGCTTCAGGATGTCCTCCTGTTTTTCTTCTTCTTCGTCGTCTTCGTCTTCGCCCAGCTCGATGCCCAACAGCTCCATCAGTACATCGATGCGGTCCAGCGTCTGATCGACATAGGCCTGCTCTTCGGCATTCAGCGTTTCGCCGTCGTCGATGCGATCCAGCAATGCATCCAGGCGTTCGTCATTTTCCAGCTTCGCCAGCTCTTCTTCCGGCGACAGGCGCGGTTTGGCCTCGGCCTTCGGTTTCGGCTGCGGCTTGGCTTTCGCCTTGGCATCAACCACCAGCGCTACCGGCACCTTGCTGCCGATGCGCGGATCTTTGGCCTGTGCGGCTGATTTGTTTTTCTGGCTGTCGGATTCAACCTGGGTGCGGGAGCCGGAAGCATGACCGCGGCGCTTTTTCAGACGCTTGCGCTCGCGGGCTTCCTGATCGAGCTCCACACGGCTTTTCTTTTTCGTTTTCGGCTTCGCCGCGCTGCTGCGAGGCGCGCGAGGTGCTTTTGATGGCTGGTTCATGGCTTACGCTCTTAGGTATGTAGATTCAGTATAGAATTGCGGCGGAATCTAGCAGAAAGCAGACAAAGAAAAAAGGCGGCAGGTTAAACCTGCCGCCTATTTCGCACCTTCTTGCGAAGGTTATTTCTGCTACGCGCTCCATGCGCACACGCAACATCCCGGTTTTTCCCTCTGCTATAACCGCATTCCCTGCCACTACGTCCTTCATCCTGAAAGGAAAATCCTCCATGGCGCAATCCGTTCGCATCCGCTCTTCCTGAGCGCG
Proteins encoded in this region:
- the typA gene encoding ribosome-dependent GTPase TypA; translation: MIENLRNIAIIAHVDHGKTTLVDKLLQQSGTFGERVEATERVMDSNDLEKERGITILAKNTAINWKDYRINIVDTPGHADFGGEVERVMSMVDSVLLVVDAMDGPMPQTRFVTKKAFANGLKPIVVINKVDRPGARPDWVVDQVFDLFVNLDATDEQLDFPIIYASALMGIAGNDHNDMAEDMTPLYQAIVDHVSAPQVELEAPFQMQISQLDYNNYLGVIGIGRIKRGKVKPNQQVTIIDSEGKTRNGKVGKVLGHMGLERIESSLAEAGDIIAITGLGELNISDTICDTNAVEALPALSVDEPTVSMFFNVNTSPFCGKEGKFVTSRQILERLNKELVHNVALRVEETEDADAFRVSGRGELHLSVLIENMRREGFELAVSRPKVIFREIDGRKQEPFENVTLDIEEQHQGSVMQAMGERKADLKNMDPDGKGRVRLDYVIPSRGLIGFRNEFMTMTSGTGLLYSTFSHYDDVRQGEVGQRQNGVLISNGQGKAVAFALYGLQDRGKLFLGHGAEVYEGQIIGIHSRSNDLTVNCLTGKKLTNMRASGTDEATTLVPAIKMTLEQALEFIDDDELVEVTPTSIRIRKRHLTENDRKRASRGPKDA
- the glnA gene encoding glutamate--ammonia ligase, whose translation is MSAEHVLTMLNEHEVKFVDLRFTDTKGKEQHVTIPAHQVNADFFEEGKMFDGSSIGGWKGINESDMVLMPDASTAVLDPFFEESTLIIRCDILEPGTMQGYDRDPRSISKRAEDFLRSSGIADTVLFGPEPEFFLFDDIRFGSSIRGSHVAIDDIEGAWNSGTTYDGGNKGHRPAVKGGYFPVPPVDSSQDIRSTMCLTMEEMGLVVEAHHHEVATAGQNEVATRFNTMTKKADEIQIYKYVVHNVAHAFGKTATFMPKPMFGDNGSGMHCHMSLSKNGTNLFAGDKYGGLSETALFYIGGIIKHAKAINALSNPTTNSYKRLVPGYEAPVMLAYSARNRSASIRIPVVASPKARRIEARFPDPAANPYLCFAALLMAGLDGIINKIHPGDAMDKNLYDLPPEEEAEIPKVAGSLDEAMAALNEDREFLTRGGVFTDDAIDAYIELRKEEMDRVRMTPHPVEFELYYSV
- the glnL gene encoding nitrogen regulation protein NR(II), with translation MATGKLPDAGQILNSLINSILLLDDSLAVHYANPAAQQLLAQSSRKLFGTPLPDLLGYFSLNVDLMRESLHAGQGFTDNEVTLVVDGRAHILSLTAQALPEGYILVELAPMDNQRRLSQEQLQHAQQVAARDLVRGLAHEIKNPLGGLRGAAQLLAKALPDPALTEYTKVIIEQADRLRNLVDRLLGPQRPGQHITQSIHQVAERVCQLVSLEKPDNVTLVRDYDPSLPEMAHDPDQIEQVLLNITRNALQALGEAGGTITLRTRTAFQITLHGTRYRLAARIDIEDDGPGVPAQLQDTLFYPMVSGREGGTGLGLSIARNLIDQHCGKIEFNSWPGHTEFSVYLPIRQ
- the glnG gene encoding nitrogen regulation protein NR(I), giving the protein MQRGIVWIVDDDSSIRWVLERALTGAGVSCATFDSGNDVLEALATQTPDVLLSDIRMPGMDGLALLKQIKQRHPMLPVIIMTAHSDLDAAVSAYQQGAFDYLPKPFDIDEAVALVERAISHYQEQQQPARSQPASDPAADIIGEAPAMQDVFRIIGRLSRSSISVLINGESGTGKELVAHALHRHSPRAKSPFIALNMAAIPKDLIESELFGHEKGAFTGANQIRQGRFEQADGGTLFLDEIGDMPLDVQTRLLRVLADGQFYRVGGYAPVKVDVRIIAATHQNLELRVQEGKFREDLFHRLNVIRVHLPPLRERREDIPRLARYFLQVAAKELGVEAKNLHPETETALTRLPWPGNVRQLENTCRWLTVMAAGQEVLIQDLPGELFETAAPESAGHSLPDSWATLLAQWADRALRSGHQNLLSEAQPEMERTLLTTALRHTQGHKQEAARLLGWGRNTLTRKLKELGME
- a CDS encoding YshB family small membrane protein, which codes for MLDSFIAFISQGAELGSAAGHTPQAAVAALLCAALLNFFS
- the hemN gene encoding oxygen-independent coproporphyrinogen III oxidase, which gives rise to MSEQAIVWDLALIQKYNYSGPRYTSYPTALEFNQHYDEAAFQRAAVRYPDRPLSLYVHIPFCHKLCYFCGCNKLVTRQTHKADEYLQMLAHEIAQRAPLFAGRQVGQMHWGGGTPTYLTKAQISRLVALLRQHFDFLPDAEMSIEVDPREIELDVLDHLRSEGFNRLSMGVQDFNKQVQQLVNREQDEDFIFALIARAKALGFRSTNIDLIYGLPKQTPESFAFTLQRVAELAPDRLSVFNYAHLPSLFAAQRKIKDADLPSARQKLDILQQSIAFLTGAGYRFIGMDHFARPDDELAIAQREGKLHRNFQGYTTQGDSDLLGLGVSAISMLGDSYAQNQKELKSYYGSVEAQGHALWRGLAMTEDDCLRRDVIKTLICNFGLDYQAVERQYGVDFAAYFAEDLQLLAPFELDGLVERDATGIRVTPRGRLLIRNICMCFDIYLRQQARNQQFSRVI
- the yihI gene encoding Der GTPase-activating protein YihI; translation: MNQPSKAPRAPRSSAAKPKTKKKSRVELDQEARERKRLKKRRGHASGSRTQVESDSQKNKSAAQAKDPRIGSKVPVALVVDAKAKAKPQPKPKAEAKPRLSPEEELAKLENDERLDALLDRIDDGETLNAEEQAYVDQTLDRIDVLMELLGIELGEDEDDEEEEKQEDILKLLKGGNPKDVF